One part of the Lotus japonicus ecotype B-129 chromosome 2, LjGifu_v1.2 genome encodes these proteins:
- the LOC130736418 gene encoding uncharacterized protein LOC130736418: METRLHQRSEPLEQRHGSPPRRVRRRPRHEEVRREQPEQSTPPPPPLPPPPPSPTPPLPTPSSLPSQQGSPALSPEASGGGLPLPQAPITHRDWRRLVRNIDNIRQRNDYLQEQLDYYRLEFEPFSAAVREVEIPDNMKNLVLETYNGKTDPKDHLLYFNTKKVISAASDAVKCRMFPSTFKGTAMAWFKTLPRGSITNFRYFSSKFLIQFSASKIKQVTIDDLYNVHQLERETLKQYVKRYNAASVKIEESEPQACARAFKNGLLPGMLNSKLSRKPARSMAKVGAGANTYILDEEDDAFKRRRAKTEKDDGQRDVSPAGRRGQEKGESSKRRDEKIKPSEKIAKDQLYLKKENFERGARGKLILASERGQAKT; this comes from the coding sequence ATGGAGACTCGTCTTCATCAACGCAGCGAGCCGTTGGAGCAGAGGCATGGTTCACCACCGCGTCGTGTGAGGAGGAGGCCTCGTCATGAGGAGGTTCGTCGCGAGCAACCTGAGCAATCgactcctcctccgcctccactgcctcctcctcctccttctccgacgcCTCCATTACCTACTCCATCATCCTTACCTTCGCAGCAAGGATCTCCGGCACTCTCTCCGGAAGCCTCGGGAGGCGGATTGCCATTACCTCAAGCTCCGATCACTCATAGAGATTGGAGACGTTTGGTCCGCAACATTGACAACATACGACAGCGGAATGATTACTTGCAAGAGCAGTTGGACTATTATCGCCTTGAGTTTGAGCCTTTCTCGGCGGCGGTAAGGGAGGTAGAAATTCCTGATAACATGAAGAATCTCGTTCTAGAGACGTACAACGGAAAGAcagatccgaaggatcatctgctCTACTTCAACACGAAGAAGGTGATAAGTGCAGCTTCTGATGcagtgaagtgcaggatgttcccgTCAACTTTCAAAGGCACGGCGATGGCTTGGTTCAAGACTTTGCCTCGCGGATCTATCACGAACTTCCGCTATTTCTCGTCGAAGTTCCTTATTCAGTTCTCTGCAAGCAAGATCAAGCAAGTCACGATTGATGATCTGTATAACGTTCACCAGTTAGAGCGAGAAACTTTGAAGCAGTATGTGAAGCGGTACAATGCAGCATCCGTCAAGATAGAGGAGTCGGAGCCGCAAGCTTGTGCGCGCGCCTTTAAGAATGGACTGCTGCCGGGGATGTTGAACAGCAAGCTAAGTCGGAAGCCTGCTCGTTCGATGGCGAAAGTCGGCGCTGGGGCGAACACTTACATCCTGGATGAGGAAGACGATGCGTTCAAAAGGAGGCGTGCCAAGACGGAAAAAGATGACGGTCAGAGGGACGTATCGCCAGCAGGCAGGCGTGGTCAAGAGAAGGGAGAAAGTAGCAAGCGAAGGGATGAGAAAATCAAACCATCGGAGAAGATAGCGAAGGACCAACTCTATCTGAAGAAGGAAAACTTTGAGCGCGGCGCCCGTGGCAAACTGATTCTCGCCAGCGAGAGGGGGCAGGCAAAAACCTGA
- the LOC130737992 gene encoding cation/calcium exchanger 2-like encodes MSITVPLSKHKGYYTLFLNTSFLLLICAFMITHFHTAKIDVVVSNNSGFHDGSEKEQDCKSLDNIADYKAQCLYLKSHDPCVSEGYIDYLYLFHCQFGRFPLLGYTLLFLWLLVLFYLLASTTSEYFCPSLENLSKLLRLSPTIAGVTLLSLGNGAPDVFSSLVSFQGTGTQSIGLNMVLGGVSFVSCVVVGVVSISIRHRGVQVMKYAFVRDVCFLLMVLMCLSCVLIAGEIDVFGAIGFCLIYGVYVIVVYVSSTRWKEGGGGGDAENGCISSYGDDLSFSVPLLIDVKEGSIDCVQNVIEEYDLNFDKSCCRLRSSICRILLYVLEMPLYLPRRLTIPVVCEEKWSKLYAVSSVVLAPLLLCVLWNPPTGNSFFSTNHIVVYGIASLVGLVFGVTSFFATEMTLPPKRCLYPWLAGGFVMSVAWSYIIAQELVGLLVSIGHICGISPSILGLTVLAWGNSLGDLLTNLTMALNGGQEGAQIAISGCYAGPIFNTVVGLGLSLVAATWSQYPQSVLIPKDPFLWETLVFLVVGLVWALVVLIKRDMKLDGVLGGGLLVVYVISLFLRLIQEQESLQSYDI; translated from the coding sequence CCTCTGTCCAAACACAAGGGTTACTACACCTTGTTCCTGAACACCTCCTTTCTCCTATTGATTTGTGCTTTCATGATTACTCACTTCCACACTGCAAAAATTGATGTGGTGGTGAGTAACAACTCCGGTTTTCATGATGGTAGCGAAAAAGAACAGGACTGCAAGAGCTTAGACAACATAGCTGACTACAAAGCCCAGTGCTTGTACCTTAAATCCCATGACCCATGTGTCTCTGAGGGATATATTGATTACCTTTACCTTTTCCATTGCCAATTTGGGAGATTCCCTCTATTGGGTTACACTCTTTTGTTTCTCTGGCTCCTTGTTCTGTTTTATCTCTTGGCTAGTACAACTTCTGAGTATTTTTGTCCTTCCCTGGAAAACCTCTCTAAATTGCTGAGATTGTCACCTACAATTGCGGGAGTGACTCTTCTCTCTCTTGGAAATGGTGCGCCTGATGTTTTCTCCAGCCTTGTCTCTTTCCAGGGTACTGGGACCCAGAGCATTGGCTTGAACATGGTTCTTGGAGGGGTTTCTTTTGTTTCATGTGTTGTGGTTGGAGTAGTGAGTATTTCAATAAGGCACAGGGGGGTTCAAGTTATGAAATATGCTTTTGTAAGAGATGTTTGTTTTCTTCTTATGGTTCTCATGTGCTTGTCATGTGTTTTGATTGCTGGTGAGATTGATGTTTTTGGAGCAATTGGTTTTTGTTTGATATATGGGGTGTATGTGATTGTGGTTTATGTCTCTTCTACGCGATGGaaggaaggtggtggtggtggtgatgccGAAAATGGTTGTATTTCAAGTTACGGTGATGACTTGAGTTTTAGTGTCCCTCTTCTCATAGATGTGAAGGAAGGATCTATTGATTGTGTTCAAAATGTTATTGAAGAGTATGACCTGAATTTTGATAAGAGTTGTTGTCGCTTGAGATCTTCGATTTGTCGAATATTGCTTTATGTTCTTGAGATGCCCCTTTATTTGCCAAGGAGATTGACAATTCCTGTTGTATGTGAAGAGAAATGGTCAAAGCTGTATGCAGTTTCTTCAGTGGTATTAGCACCACTtcttttgtgtgttttgtgGAACCCTCCCACAGGAAACAGTTTCTTCAGTACAAACCATATTGTTGTTTATGGAATTGCATCCTTGGTTGGCCTTGTGTTTGGTGTAACTTCATTTTTCGCAACCGAAATGACACTGCCACCAAAGAGGTGCTTATATCCTTGGCTTGCAGGAGGGTTTGTAATGAGTGTGGCATGGAGTTACATTATAGCTCAGGAGCTAGTAGGATTGTTGGTTTCAATTGGGCACATTTGCGGAATTAGTCCTTCAATACTAGGGTTAACAGTTCTTGCCTGGGGGAATTCACTTGGGGATTTGCTGACAAATTTAACCATGGCTCTAAATGGAGGACAAGAGGGTGCTCAAATAGCAATATCAGGTTGCTATGCTGGTCCAATCTTCAATACTGTTGTTGGGTTAGGCTTGTCTCTTGTGGCTGCAACATGGTCACAGTACCCACAATCTGTTCTGATCCCTAAAGATCCATTTCTTTGGGAGACTTTGGTGTTTTTGGTTGTTGGATTGGTTTGGGCTCTTGTGGTTTTGATTAAAAGAGATATGAAGCTTGATGGAGTCTTGGGAGGAGGGCTTTTAGTTGTTTACGTTATTTCTTTGTTTCTGAGGCTGATTCAAGAACAAGAATCTCTCCAATCTTATGACATTTAG